A region from the Pelobates fuscus isolate aPelFus1 chromosome 3, aPelFus1.pri, whole genome shotgun sequence genome encodes:
- the GTF2A2 gene encoding transcription initiation factor IIA subunit 2: MAYQLYRNTTLGNSLQESLDELIQSQQINPQLALQVLLQFDKAINSALAQRVRNRVNFRGSLNTYRFCDNVWTFVLNDVEFREVTDLVKVDKVKIVACDGKNTGSNTAE; encoded by the exons ATGGCTTACCAATTGTATAGGAATACCACATTAGGAAACAGTCTTCAGGAGAGTTTGGATGAGCTAATACAG tcTCAACAGATTAACCCTCAGCTTGCTCTTCAAGTACTTTTGCAGTTTGACAAAGCTATTaattctgcattggcccagcgAGTCAGGAACAGAGTCAACTTCAGG GGTTCATTAAATACATACCGATTTTGTGATAATGTCTGGACGTTCGTGTTGAATGATGTGGAGTTCAGAGAAGTGACTGACTTGGTGAAGGTggataaagtaaaaattgtagcCTGTGATGGAAAAA atactggttcaaaCACTGCTGAGTGA
- the BNIP2 gene encoding BCL2/adenovirus E1B 19 kDa protein-interacting protein 2 isoform X1 has product MIHGDGPADMSSEESDMQNAHQDLSGSFEKHESVATTEARLRMEGVELKEEWQDEDFPRPLPEDDHIEGEYLTGEGRTVPSPLDMNSSKKTRKKLAAPNLSSTLDCSDGSILSEDLDESGDLDLDDVDTPSENSNEYEWEDDLPKPKTTDVLPKGSIPEYTAAEEKEESRRWRLFRIGDQDHRVDMSAIEPYKKVISHGGYYGDGLNAIIVFAVCFMPDSSQPNYRYLMDNLFKYVIGTLEMLVAENYMIVYLNGATTRRKMPSLGWLRRCYQQIDRRLRKNLKSLIIVHPSWFIRTLLAITKPFISSKFSQKIKYVFSLVELAELIPMEYVSIPECIKEYDEGKFKKKQKRVDKDLNKKTEDQSSEQ; this is encoded by the exons CCAAGACCTGTCCGGATCTTTTGAGAAGCATGAGTCGGTGGCTACAACAGAAGCCAGATTAAGAATGGAAGGTGTAGAGTTAAAGGAGGAGTGGCAGGATGAGGACTTTCCAAG ACCTTTGCCAGAAGATGACCATATTGAGGGTGAATACTTAACTGGAGAAGGAAGAACAG tTCCAAGTCCTTTGGACATGAACAGCAGTAAGAAGACTAGAAAGAAGTTAGCAGCCCCCAACCTTAGTTCTACACTGGATTGCAGCGATGGCTCAATTTTATCCGAGGACTTGGATGAAAGTGGAGACTTGGATTTAGATGACGTAGATACTCCTTCTGAGAACAGCAATGAATATGAATGGGAAG ATGATCTTCCAAAACCAAAGACTACTGACGTTCTTCCAAAAGGATCCATACCTGAATACACTGCCGCTGAGGAAAAAGAAGAGAGCCGGCGCTGGCGATTGTTCAGAATTGGAGATCAGGATCACAGGGTTGATATGTCTGCCATAGAACCTTATAAGAAAGTGATAAGTCATGGAG GCTATTACGGGGATGGTTTGAACGCCATTATCGTCTTTGCTGTATGCTTTATGCCAGACAGTAGTCAACCTAATTATCGCTATCTAATGGACAATCTCTTTAA GTATGTTATTGGAACTTTGGAAATGTTAGTTGCAGAGAACTACATGATAGTTTATTTAAATGGAGCCACAACACGGAGGAAGATGCCAAGTCTGGGTTGGCTCAGAAGATGCTATCAGCAGATTGATAGAAG GTTACGGAAAAATCTGAAATCCTTAATCATAGTTCATCCTTCCTGGTTTATTAGAACACTTTTAGCTATCACAAAGCCTTTCATTAG tTCAAAATTCAGCCAGAAAATTAAATACGTGTTTAGCCTGGTGGAATTAGCAGAACTTATTCCTATGGAGTATGTCAGCATACCCGAATGCATAAAGGA GTATGACGAAGgaaaatttaaaaagaaacagaaaag agttGATAAGGATCTTAACAAGAAGACTGAAGACCAATCTAGCGAGCAGTAA
- the BNIP2 gene encoding BCL2/adenovirus E1B 19 kDa protein-interacting protein 2 isoform X2, with protein sequence MIHGDGPADMSSEESDMQNAHQDLSGSFEKHESVATTEARLRMEGVELKEEWQDEDFPRPLPEDDHIEGEYLTGEGRTVPSPLDMNSSKKTRKKLAAPNLSSTLDCSDGSILSEDLDESGDLDLDDVDTPSENSNEYEWEDDLPKPKTTDVLPKGSIPEYTAAEEKEESRRWRLFRIGDQDHRVDMSAIEPYKKVISHGGYYGDGLNAIIVFAVCFMPDSSQPNYRYLMDNLFKYVIGTLEMLVAENYMIVYLNGATTRRKMPSLGWLRRCYQQIDRRLRKNLKSLIIVHPSWFIRTLLAITKPFISSKFSQKIKYVFSLVELAELIPMEYVSIPECIKEVDKDLNKKTEDQSSEQ encoded by the exons CCAAGACCTGTCCGGATCTTTTGAGAAGCATGAGTCGGTGGCTACAACAGAAGCCAGATTAAGAATGGAAGGTGTAGAGTTAAAGGAGGAGTGGCAGGATGAGGACTTTCCAAG ACCTTTGCCAGAAGATGACCATATTGAGGGTGAATACTTAACTGGAGAAGGAAGAACAG tTCCAAGTCCTTTGGACATGAACAGCAGTAAGAAGACTAGAAAGAAGTTAGCAGCCCCCAACCTTAGTTCTACACTGGATTGCAGCGATGGCTCAATTTTATCCGAGGACTTGGATGAAAGTGGAGACTTGGATTTAGATGACGTAGATACTCCTTCTGAGAACAGCAATGAATATGAATGGGAAG ATGATCTTCCAAAACCAAAGACTACTGACGTTCTTCCAAAAGGATCCATACCTGAATACACTGCCGCTGAGGAAAAAGAAGAGAGCCGGCGCTGGCGATTGTTCAGAATTGGAGATCAGGATCACAGGGTTGATATGTCTGCCATAGAACCTTATAAGAAAGTGATAAGTCATGGAG GCTATTACGGGGATGGTTTGAACGCCATTATCGTCTTTGCTGTATGCTTTATGCCAGACAGTAGTCAACCTAATTATCGCTATCTAATGGACAATCTCTTTAA GTATGTTATTGGAACTTTGGAAATGTTAGTTGCAGAGAACTACATGATAGTTTATTTAAATGGAGCCACAACACGGAGGAAGATGCCAAGTCTGGGTTGGCTCAGAAGATGCTATCAGCAGATTGATAGAAG GTTACGGAAAAATCTGAAATCCTTAATCATAGTTCATCCTTCCTGGTTTATTAGAACACTTTTAGCTATCACAAAGCCTTTCATTAG tTCAAAATTCAGCCAGAAAATTAAATACGTGTTTAGCCTGGTGGAATTAGCAGAACTTATTCCTATGGAGTATGTCAGCATACCCGAATGCATAAAGGA agttGATAAGGATCTTAACAAGAAGACTGAAGACCAATCTAGCGAGCAGTAA
- the BNIP2 gene encoding BCL2/adenovirus E1B 19 kDa protein-interacting protein 2 isoform X3, whose product MIHGDGPADMSSEESDMQNAHQDLSGSFEKHESVATTEARLRMEGVELKEEWQDEDFPRPLPEDDHIEGEYLTGEGRTAWAFPVLDQSVYCIPYSASHNSLPSPLDMNSSKKTRKKLAAPNLSSTLDCSDGSILSEDLDESGDLDLDDVDTPSENSNEYEWEDDLPKPKTTDVLPKGSIPEYTAAEEKEESRRWRLFRIGDQDHRVDMSAIEPYKKVISHGGYYGDGLNAIIVFAVCFMPDSSQPNYRYLMDNLFKYVIGTLEMLVAENYMIVYLNGATTRRKMPSLGWLRRCYQQIDRRLRKNLKSLIIVHPSWFIRTLLAITKPFISSKFSQKIKYVFSLVELAELIPMEYVSIPECIKEYDEGKFKKKQKRVDKDLNKKTEDQSSEQ is encoded by the exons CCAAGACCTGTCCGGATCTTTTGAGAAGCATGAGTCGGTGGCTACAACAGAAGCCAGATTAAGAATGGAAGGTGTAGAGTTAAAGGAGGAGTGGCAGGATGAGGACTTTCCAAG ACCTTTGCCAGAAGATGACCATATTGAGGGTGAATACTTAACTGGAGAAGGAAGAACAG CTTGGGCATTTCCGGTGCTGGATCAGTCAGTTTATTGTATCCCTTACTCAGCATCTCATAATTCAC tTCCAAGTCCTTTGGACATGAACAGCAGTAAGAAGACTAGAAAGAAGTTAGCAGCCCCCAACCTTAGTTCTACACTGGATTGCAGCGATGGCTCAATTTTATCCGAGGACTTGGATGAAAGTGGAGACTTGGATTTAGATGACGTAGATACTCCTTCTGAGAACAGCAATGAATATGAATGGGAAG ATGATCTTCCAAAACCAAAGACTACTGACGTTCTTCCAAAAGGATCCATACCTGAATACACTGCCGCTGAGGAAAAAGAAGAGAGCCGGCGCTGGCGATTGTTCAGAATTGGAGATCAGGATCACAGGGTTGATATGTCTGCCATAGAACCTTATAAGAAAGTGATAAGTCATGGAG GCTATTACGGGGATGGTTTGAACGCCATTATCGTCTTTGCTGTATGCTTTATGCCAGACAGTAGTCAACCTAATTATCGCTATCTAATGGACAATCTCTTTAA GTATGTTATTGGAACTTTGGAAATGTTAGTTGCAGAGAACTACATGATAGTTTATTTAAATGGAGCCACAACACGGAGGAAGATGCCAAGTCTGGGTTGGCTCAGAAGATGCTATCAGCAGATTGATAGAAG GTTACGGAAAAATCTGAAATCCTTAATCATAGTTCATCCTTCCTGGTTTATTAGAACACTTTTAGCTATCACAAAGCCTTTCATTAG tTCAAAATTCAGCCAGAAAATTAAATACGTGTTTAGCCTGGTGGAATTAGCAGAACTTATTCCTATGGAGTATGTCAGCATACCCGAATGCATAAAGGA GTATGACGAAGgaaaatttaaaaagaaacagaaaag agttGATAAGGATCTTAACAAGAAGACTGAAGACCAATCTAGCGAGCAGTAA